DNA sequence from the Alosa sapidissima isolate fAloSap1 chromosome 13, fAloSap1.pri, whole genome shotgun sequence genome:
AACACTGCTAAATTGCGGTTAGAAATACTGATACTAGAGGCTATGGATGGTAAGGCAGAAACATTGCACTCAGGAACAGATTTGTTAGCATAGCATACAAGTGAGCAGCATAGCAATTCAAATGTTTTTGCTACAATTTTCCTACTTTAAGACGAGAGTGATTCACAATTGAAAATACTATTAAATTATCTCTgccacaaacaaaataaaagtggttcctataattaaaaaaaacacacacacacatacacatgtggtCCAAGTCCCCTGGTCCAATGGGTAGCCTACCTAATGTCTTCTCTCCACCATCACAGGTCATTCAATACGTTTTGTTTTAAATTTACCAAATTATCTTCACTTGCACTGTTGCTCCACGCGGAGAGGTTTGGGCCACTATTCTGTAacccctctctgctctcccgTAGTCCCAGCCCAGGCACCGTGGCTGTAAAGGCAGTGATTAATCTGCTCTGGATTGGATCCTTTCCTCCAGAGGGCTTGTGGGGAACTACAGCCGGCAGAACACTCCCGAGTAGAgagggtaagtgtgtgtttgcgtggcaAAAGGCCACACACTATTCAACCTAGAGGACTCAAGAGGCTAGTCTGTCTGGGAGATGGACCCTTTGCCAATATCTGCAGCACGGTTCATTCTCAATGTGCAGACAGAGGCGATGCACTTAAGTCACTACTATTAAGAATAAAACTATGAGGTACAATGTAGTTTAAATTAAGTCTGCATTTTCTGAACAAGCACTGACGAGTATTATTTATTGTAGCATGATTTAAACAAATGGCTTAACTGCCTGTGGCcaaaatgtctgtttttttttgtttgtttttttgccatattaCTTTGAGCTTTATTGCTGCATGGTCAGCGCGTTCAGAGAAGAACCTACACAATCTCAACCTTACATCCAATCCGAggtcaccagagagagagagcagctcctGCCACCTCACAGTCGCCCTGATGCAGCGTTTCCTTTTGATTACGGTGTTTACTCCGAGCCGGCGTCGCTGGCGGCCTGAACCGGAGGAGTCCGGCTGGGGCTAGGCCTTCCCCACAGCTGCCTGTCCTCccgaggtggtggaggaggaggggatttTCCTGGCGAGGAAAGCCTGCACGTGTGGCCAGATCTTGTTGGTTTCAGTCCCTGAGAATGTCTCCAGGACTCCTTTACTCCTGAGAGCACAGGGAGAATGTTTGGGTCATTTCTGGAGTTCACGGCTGTGGAATCTGTGACCCAACTGCTGTTACTCACATGCAGTGGGTTCCTGCAGAGTTGCATGTTTTCACAGGAAATACCAGACACTTGTCTGTTATGTAACCATTGCATTGAGACACGATGCAGAGCAAGATTAACGATCTGCGAGCCATCTTTACAGATAGTGGGTTGAGCTGAATGTTCAGAGGTCAGACACTAATTTTTCTCATAATAGCAAGTCAAACAACCACACCAAAGTTTAGATGACTAAATATGCCATATATTTCAATCAACTTTTTCAGTTCAGTATGCCTAGTTGTTGtggttaaaggtaaactatgcagtattggcaatttccttactgttttctcggtttttgcttctttttcactggctttgtcatgacgaatgtctgaaaaactccatcgctacctttttctagccggtgcctgacatgtatgtgtatttgaatgcagtaaagcaattcgttacactcgttatacttcctgacactgaggccgtcggcccgccagcccacagttgcaagggtggtttttccgctcacaggcgctagggggaagcgagacggccaccattcaacccgaaaaacgtcatataaccattccaatgactctgaagctgttaaatgaaggtaaattaagcgaaaaaacttgcatattaagctaaaaaacctgcatagtgtgcctttaactgTCAGGATTATATTACCACATAAGCTGTATTCAATACTAAAGTAGGCCTAGATTTTTTCTGGTACAGTTTCCTACATTATCATTCAATAAATGTTAAATGCAGAACCTTAAGGTGCGTGCGCCCTGCCCCAAAGAACACCAACAAACTCCAACGACTACATTTGGGTCAGAGCGCACCATTGGTCTGAGTCTGTTGAAGTTTGTTTGATGGAGTTTTTTTATGTCCAAAAGTCTATTCCTCGGAACTGGCAGATGGTTttctgaacattctaaagactgCTACCAACACCTGTTAGCTTTAGATTGTTGGGCATTTGTTGGGGCAATATGCAAAGCACCTTTAGATAGTAATAGAAAGTGCAAGACGTTTCCATCATGGCTACCTGTAGTACTCCAGCACAGATTTAGATAGTAATAGAAAAGTGCATGAACTTTCCAACATGGCTACCTGTAGTACTCGAGCACAGGTTTAGATAATAATAAAAGGGCAAGACGTTTCCAACATGGCTACCTGTAGTACTCGAGCACAGGTTTAGATAATAATAAAAGGACAAGACGTTTCCAACATGGCTACCTGTAGTACTCGAGCACAGGTTGCGTCTGATGCTCGTAGGCTTTCAGTCTTCTGGTGACGGTGTAAGGTGTGTCGTCTTCTCTCTGCGTCAGGGCCTCCCCTGTGACATCATCAATGCCCTGGATTCAACACGGAAGAACAGGTATGCCGTTAAGCGTGTAATCTGGTATTTCATGTCAAATATTAAAAGTATTGCCAGACCAATGATGATGAATCTCTGATGGAGTTACTTTTGTGTGCCCTTTCTGTTTCAAACCGATTTTTCAGAGTTGACGTACACAAGATACTGTTTGTGAGTTTAGTGTGATTGTTATGCAATGCATTGTCATTATATATGTTATATTACATGAAGGTGTTCATAAGGTATTGGATTAAGGCACCCTTCAAATTCACACGATTTCAGTCTCTGTGGTCAGCCAGAGTATACAAACATCCTTACATCCTTAATTCTTCCATGCTTCAGAATCTTACTTTTAGCATTAGAGCTAATATTCTAAAGTACATTCTCAGTGAGTGTATGCTATGACACCTGTGCTGCATATCTGCACGCATGTGTTTTGCATAACACAGGTAGACAGCATGCAAGGGCGAGCAGGTCTCTGTAGTGTACACAAATACCGCTTCAGCACATGGTCACCTCCAGCATATGTGGGCCCTGCGATGACCTTACCCCACCCTGAGCTCAGTTGACCTTCACTGGGCTAGTGGCTGGTGCACGGCTGGGCTTAGCTTAGCTTCACACCCCATTAGCGAGGGAGCGCACAGGTAAATCATTAAATGGGACGTGAAACTCGATAGTGGTCTCTCCAGTGTGTCGGTGGCTTTTCATTCCCTCCACGCTCCACTTCACTGGTGCCCTGAGTCTGTTTATCTCTCCAACAATAATCCCCCCAGAGCTGCCAAGATGTCTGCTTGCTCTGGTTTAAttgcaaggatgagtgcaaagGTCTGTGCTCACATCTCCTCTGTAAACAATGAAATGCTCCAGTGTTCttaactaccccccccccccctccccacacacacacacacacacacctccacatacGTAACCTTCATGGGTCTTGGTTTAGGAGAGAGGCAGACTAGAGTGGCCTACTTCAGTTCTGACAGCTTTTTCAATCCTCTGAGTTTTCTGTGTATAATGGAATTCTGAAAAGACCGAGGGGTGGGACCCAAGAGTGGCACTCCAAGAAGCTAAACATGGTATTGTGCAGATGCCATCTATGCTGAATCACCTAAGGTGCAGGACCTTCTGCAGCTAAACatggtatttatttatttgtttgtttttctctcttttgaaAGTAGTTTAAATAGGCCATGTCTGGCGTCCACCCTCCGCCCCCTGTACTCGCAGAGCTCACCCAACCCCACACGTTTCATCAAAACCAGGTTTGCCCCAAGTGTGCCAGCCCTCAAAGGCCCCCGGCTACTCAACAGAGATTACAAAACTCTTAATGATCCCCAGCTTGACTGGCAGCATGCAGGAGCCAATaggaggtggggagaggggagtgtgtttgtgtgtgtgggtgggtggggggttaaTCTGAAAAAGTGGGGCATGTTTTGGTCTGCCAGCCGGGGACTTACCGGGACCTTGGGGGGGTTGAAGTGGGTGTTGTAGACGCGGCCGCTGCCGAGGTGCACCCAGCGGGACGTGAGGCGCTCCTTGATGGTGTCGAAAGGCACGTTCAGGTTGATGACAGTGTCCACGCTACACACGCCATCCAGCGACTCCGCCTGGGCCACTGTCCGAGGGAAGCCTGCCAGCGGAGAGTgggacaaagagacagagagagaaagcaggagtgaaa
Encoded proteins:
- the ak3 gene encoding GTP:AMP phosphotransferase AK3, mitochondrial; amino-acid sequence: MVLRTVFRAVIMGPPGSGKGTVSDRITKSFGLKHLSSGDVLRANIEAKTELGLLMKSCIDQGQLVPDDVISRLILSNLRSMEQSSWLLDGFPRTVAQAESLDGVCSVDTVINLNVPFDTIKERLTSRWVHLGSGRVYNTHFNPPKVPGIDDVTGEALTQREDDTPYTVTRRLKAYEHQTQPVLEYYRSKGVLETFSGTETNKIWPHVQAFLARKIPSSSTTSGGQAAVGKA